One part of the Bacillota bacterium genome encodes these proteins:
- a CDS encoding HAMP domain-containing protein gives MEPCEVTAGNAARENGPRPAGKSLFAKLLASYILVIVVALFSVAALLSQLFTDYYFSAKEAELVRKGQEIAHVMTALSESDLRTPDDIWLNAMDRFLDARLYVVDTRGLVLATTTNLAPRGSRLSAGEVGASPDRTVVKTRGFNPRFREPMLSAAVPLELRGEVVGGLVLNAPVTGLVATILSVRRMTLLAACGAITLAIIIGYFLSRSISRPIREMSRVTLEMAGGNFKQRVNVASLDEVGQLATNFNFLAAALDRTVGDLAAEKAKIESILSDMAEGVVAADAAGRIILINEQAKRVTGIKDNVEGRALGDIPGGEPLAALVAGVLETRMAEIMEFSPRGRSIVAHASPLLGRDGALNGVVVVLQDVTDLARLEQIRRELLADVSHELRTPLSSIQGFAEVLRDGLIEDETVRDRYVAFIHEEAVRLNRLVRDLLDVSWLQSGRAEWPVGPVSMAGVAARVVERFSQAAAERGLALEAHVADDLPRVSGNEDRIEQVLSNLVDNAVKFSPEGGRVEITAEVRAEAGGRYVRTSVADTGAGIPPGDLLHVWERFYRVDKSRARATGGSGLGLAIAKQIVEAHGGAVSVESEPGRGSIFSFTLPVSEG, from the coding sequence ATGGAACCGTGTGAGGTGACAGCGGGTAATGCCGCGCGGGAAAACGGGCCCCGACCCGCGGGGAAGAGCCTGTTTGCGAAGCTCCTGGCTTCGTATATCCTTGTTATAGTGGTGGCGTTGTTCTCGGTAGCGGCGCTGCTGTCGCAGCTATTCACGGATTACTACTTCTCGGCCAAGGAGGCCGAGCTGGTCCGCAAGGGCCAGGAAATCGCCCACGTAATGACCGCATTGAGCGAGTCAGACCTCCGCACTCCCGACGACATCTGGCTCAACGCCATGGACCGGTTCCTTGACGCAAGGCTCTACGTAGTGGATACGCGTGGACTCGTGCTCGCGACGACCACCAACCTGGCCCCCAGAGGGTCGCGGCTGTCGGCGGGGGAGGTGGGCGCGTCCCCCGACAGGACGGTGGTCAAGACACGCGGCTTTAACCCGCGGTTCCGCGAACCAATGCTTTCGGCCGCGGTTCCTCTCGAACTCCGGGGCGAAGTCGTCGGCGGCCTGGTGTTGAATGCCCCAGTTACCGGCCTGGTCGCCACCATTCTGTCTGTACGCCGCATGACTCTGTTGGCTGCGTGCGGCGCAATTACACTCGCAATCATAATTGGCTACTTCCTGTCGCGTTCGATTTCCCGTCCCATTCGCGAGATGAGCCGGGTAACGCTCGAGATGGCGGGGGGTAACTTCAAGCAAAGGGTCAATGTCGCTTCGCTGGATGAAGTAGGCCAGCTTGCCACCAACTTCAACTTCCTCGCGGCGGCGCTTGACAGGACAGTGGGGGACCTCGCCGCCGAGAAGGCCAAGATCGAAAGCATCCTGTCGGACATGGCGGAGGGTGTCGTCGCAGCCGACGCCGCCGGCAGGATCATCCTCATAAATGAACAGGCGAAACGGGTAACCGGCATCAAAGATAACGTGGAGGGGCGCGCGCTCGGTGACATCCCCGGGGGGGAACCCCTGGCCGCCCTAGTGGCCGGCGTGCTCGAGACGCGCATGGCGGAAATCATGGAGTTTTCCCCCCGGGGGAGGTCGATCGTTGCCCACGCGTCTCCGCTCCTGGGCCGGGATGGTGCGCTGAACGGCGTCGTCGTTGTCCTGCAGGACGTCACCGACCTCGCGCGGCTCGAACAGATCCGCCGCGAGCTGCTGGCAGATGTCTCCCACGAACTCCGGACCCCGCTCAGCTCCATCCAGGGGTTCGCGGAGGTCCTCAGGGACGGGCTGATCGAGGATGAGACTGTGCGCGACCGGTATGTGGCGTTCATCCACGAGGAGGCCGTCCGCCTGAACCGTCTCGTTCGCGACCTGCTTGACGTCTCGTGGCTGCAGTCGGGGAGGGCGGAATGGCCTGTCGGACCGGTGAGCATGGCCGGGGTCGCCGCAAGAGTGGTCGAGCGGTTCAGCCAGGCGGCGGCGGAGCGGGGCCTGGCTCTGGAGGCTCACGTCGCGGACGACCTGCCGCGGGTCAGCGGAAACGAGGACCGCATCGAGCAGGTGCTGTCAAACCTGGTGGATAACGCGGTCAAGTTTTCTCCGGAAGGTGGGCGGGTCGAAATCACGGCTGAAGTCAGGGCTGAAGCCGGCGGGCGGTACGTCAGGACCAGCGTGGCCGACACTGGCGCGGGCATCCCACCCGGGGATCTCCTGCACGTCTGGGAGCGGTTCTACCGCGTCGACAAGTCGCGGGCGCGCGCGACGGGAGGAAGCGGGCTGGGGCTCGCGATCGCGAAGCAGATAGTGGAGGCCCACGGTGGCGCCGTGTCCGTGGAGAGCGAGCCCGGGCGTGGCTCCATTTTCTCGTTCACGCTGCCGGTATCCGAAGGGTGA
- a CDS encoding response regulator transcription factor has product MEGDPILVVDDEPKIREICRIYLEQNGFSVIEAGDGEQAVAKAIDEHPQLMILDLMLPGVDGWEVCRRVRQVSDMPIIMLTAKVTEVDRVVGLELGADDYVSKPFSPRELVARVKAVLRRARTPENKTQAVTYGDLTIDYDARRVVCQSHEVPLTPKEFDLLWFMARSPGKVFSREKLLECVWKYEYLGDARTVDSHIKSLRDKLGAAGRQRVRTVWGVGYKFAVDDHGTV; this is encoded by the coding sequence GTGGAGGGCGACCCGATTCTGGTGGTCGACGATGAGCCGAAAATCAGGGAGATATGCAGGATTTACCTGGAGCAGAACGGCTTCTCCGTAATTGAGGCCGGGGATGGCGAGCAGGCCGTCGCAAAGGCAATCGACGAACATCCCCAGTTAATGATCCTGGACCTCATGCTGCCCGGCGTCGATGGGTGGGAGGTCTGCCGCCGTGTACGGCAGGTCTCCGACATGCCCATCATCATGCTTACGGCGAAAGTTACCGAGGTGGACCGCGTGGTCGGGCTGGAACTCGGCGCCGACGACTACGTCTCGAAGCCGTTCAGCCCCCGGGAACTCGTTGCTCGCGTCAAGGCCGTACTCAGGAGGGCGCGAACCCCGGAAAACAAGACGCAGGCCGTCACTTACGGAGACCTCACCATTGACTACGACGCGCGCCGCGTGGTTTGCCAATCACATGAGGTCCCGCTTACCCCGAAGGAGTTCGACCTGCTCTGGTTCATGGCCAGGTCGCCCGGCAAGGTGTTTTCGCGGGAAAAGTTGCTCGAGTGCGTGTGGAAGTACGAATACCTTGGCGACGCCAGGACGGTTGACAGTCACATCAAGAGCCTGAGGGATAAACTTGGGGCAGCCGGAAGGCAGCGCGTGAGGACCGTCTGGGGGGTCGGATACAAGTTTGCGGTGGATGACCATGGAACCGTGTGA
- a CDS encoding class II aldolase/adducin family protein — translation MDELCRVSRRAYDRGLVAGTGGNMSIRIPGTKSVAITATGVALDAVTRDSVIVVDFDGKVIEASPGLRPSKETPMHLAFYKLRPQVSAVLHVHPPFATALTLGSCEMPLMTIQAKLNLKRVPVVPVAKPGSADLAELAGSAASLNPESRVVGLGEHGIITAADSAWTAYYLSDLAEENAKVVLLSRLAAMT, via the coding sequence GTGGATGAGCTGTGCAGGGTGAGTCGGCGGGCTTACGACCGTGGTCTTGTGGCGGGCACCGGCGGAAATATGAGCATCAGGATACCTGGTACTAAATCTGTCGCCATCACGGCCACCGGCGTGGCGCTCGACGCCGTGACGCGCGATTCAGTAATCGTGGTCGACTTCGACGGGAAGGTAATTGAAGCGAGTCCTGGCCTGAGACCGTCAAAGGAGACTCCAATGCACCTTGCCTTCTACAAGCTTCGCCCGCAGGTGAGCGCTGTACTGCACGTACACCCGCCGTTCGCGACGGCGCTGACGCTCGGGTCTTGTGAGATGCCCCTTATGACCATTCAGGCTAAGTTGAACCTAAAGCGGGTGCCCGTAGTGCCGGTCGCTAAGCCTGGATCCGCAGACCTGGCCGAACTGGCCGGATCGGCGGCTTCACTGAACCCCGAGTCAAGGGTCGTAGGCCTTGGCGAGCACGGCATCATAACCGCAGCGGACAGTGCCTGGACAGCGTACTACCTGTCCGACCTGGCGGAAGAGAACGCGAAGGTAGTCCTTCTCTCGAGACTCGCCGCCATGACATAG
- a CDS encoding sugar-binding transcriptional regulator, whose translation MANDADRMTAKVAYLYYIKKMRQQEIADSLQISRFKVLRLLKHAEESGIVEVKIKEPLGSCTELELQIKQAFGIRDVIVVPAEIGPIEVVGKALGPAAGTYLSDLITDGMTVCVSWGRTLHHAVTNMSPAHHSNTSVVQFMGGLARISQGIDAQVVAHRLAELFGAKCHLLHAPAVTKSPTLKSQLLREPSIQRTLDLASRSDIALFGLGVPDDASPLVYAGYISAEDVRSFASVGAVGTIGARLYDARGKEVGNGYLERVIGLSLEQLRAIPLKVAVAGGLHKAAAIAGALSGGLVDVLITDEETAAMVCAIRRETH comes from the coding sequence GTGGCCAACGACGCAGATCGGATGACGGCTAAGGTCGCGTACCTTTACTACATTAAGAAGATGAGGCAGCAGGAGATCGCGGATTCCCTCCAGATCTCCCGTTTCAAGGTGCTGCGGCTCCTGAAGCACGCCGAGGAGAGCGGCATTGTAGAGGTCAAGATCAAGGAGCCTCTGGGCTCCTGCACAGAACTCGAGCTCCAAATCAAACAGGCGTTCGGCATCAGGGACGTCATCGTGGTGCCCGCTGAGATCGGCCCCATCGAGGTGGTCGGCAAGGCGCTTGGGCCGGCGGCAGGCACCTACTTGAGCGACCTCATAACCGACGGGATGACGGTGTGTGTTTCCTGGGGACGTACGCTGCACCACGCCGTCACCAATATGAGCCCCGCGCACCACTCAAACACCTCGGTGGTGCAGTTCATGGGCGGCTTGGCGCGGATCTCCCAGGGAATAGATGCCCAGGTTGTGGCGCACAGGCTGGCGGAGCTCTTCGGCGCAAAATGCCACCTACTCCATGCGCCAGCCGTGACCAAGAGCCCCACGCTAAAGAGCCAGTTGCTTAGAGAGCCCAGTATCCAGCGAACGCTTGACCTCGCCTCCAGGTCGGACATCGCCCTTTTCGGGTTAGGCGTCCCGGACGATGCATCCCCCCTGGTGTATGCGGGGTACATATCGGCCGAAGATGTGAGGAGTTTCGCCTCCGTCGGGGCCGTCGGCACTATCGGTGCTCGGCTCTATGACGCACGCGGTAAGGAGGTGGGCAACGGGTATTTGGAACGGGTAATCGGGCTCAGCCTTGAGCAGCTACGCGCCATTCCGCTGAAGGTGGCCGTGGCCGGCGGGTTACATAAGGCGGCGGCGATAGCGGGCGCTCTTTCGGGCGGCCTCGTTGATGTTCTCATAACGGACGAAGAGACAGCCGCCATGGTCTGTGCCATCCGAAGGGAAACGCACTAG
- a CDS encoding sugar ABC transporter ATP-binding protein — MKGISKRFDGVHALDNVDFELLPGEVHALVGENGAGKSTLSKILSGVHRRDGGDVVFDGRPVDFAHPYQAQSQGIFMVPQEINLIPYLRVFENVFLGREEMGTVARLLKKDEMRRGSREALLTLGCDVHPDARARELSVAQQQMVAIAKALFWNPKVIVLDEPTSALTLHETERLMGAIRAMKGKGIAIVYISHRLEEVLEISDRITVLRDGRLVGTIPTPGTTRDQLIKMMVGRELTGAFARYRTEKGDVALEVRNLTLPGVFKNVSFTLRSGEVLALTGLVGARRTEVARAIFGLSPQVQGEVFVRGKRVRIRRPADAIDLGMGFVTEDRKAEGLFMDLSVARNSVMVCLKHHTWYGFTSHAAQARISADMARRLAVKTPSPWTRVKQLSGGNQQKVVLTKWLLGNCSVLILDEPTRGIDVGAKADIHDLVGDLLSEGVAVLLISSELPEVLSMADRIIVMQEGKVTGRFAYEEATQEEIMRCATGEWATCLSPDEK; from the coding sequence ATGAAGGGCATATCCAAACGCTTTGACGGGGTCCACGCTCTGGACAACGTGGATTTCGAACTCCTGCCGGGCGAAGTCCACGCACTTGTCGGCGAAAACGGGGCAGGCAAGAGCACTCTTAGCAAGATCCTGTCGGGCGTCCACCGCCGAGACGGAGGGGACGTCGTGTTCGATGGCAGGCCGGTGGATTTTGCCCATCCTTACCAGGCCCAGAGCCAGGGCATATTCATGGTTCCCCAGGAAATTAACCTTATCCCGTACCTCCGCGTGTTCGAGAACGTATTCCTCGGACGCGAAGAGATGGGCACGGTGGCAAGGCTCCTCAAGAAGGACGAAATGAGGAGAGGGTCGAGGGAGGCTCTCCTTACCCTTGGCTGTGACGTACATCCCGACGCCAGGGCGCGGGAATTGTCCGTGGCGCAGCAGCAAATGGTTGCGATAGCAAAAGCGCTGTTCTGGAACCCCAAGGTAATTGTCCTCGACGAACCCACGTCTGCCTTGACGCTACACGAGACGGAAAGGCTGATGGGCGCGATACGGGCAATGAAAGGGAAGGGCATCGCCATCGTTTACATCTCTCACCGCCTCGAAGAAGTGCTCGAGATAAGTGACCGCATCACCGTGCTGAGGGACGGTAGGCTGGTCGGAACAATCCCCACGCCAGGCACGACTCGCGATCAACTCATCAAGATGATGGTCGGTCGCGAGCTGACCGGTGCGTTTGCCAGGTACAGGACCGAAAAGGGCGATGTTGCGCTCGAGGTCAGGAACCTCACATTACCGGGCGTCTTCAAGAACGTGTCATTCACTCTCCGTTCGGGTGAGGTGCTTGCCCTCACGGGGCTTGTCGGGGCCAGGCGAACCGAGGTTGCCAGGGCGATATTTGGCCTCTCTCCGCAAGTCCAGGGCGAGGTATTCGTCCGAGGTAAGAGGGTGCGCATACGGAGACCGGCCGACGCCATCGACCTCGGAATGGGGTTCGTCACCGAAGACCGTAAGGCCGAAGGCCTTTTTATGGATCTCTCCGTGGCGCGCAATTCCGTGATGGTTTGCCTGAAGCACCACACATGGTATGGGTTCACCAGCCATGCGGCCCAGGCCAGGATATCTGCGGACATGGCAAGACGCCTCGCCGTGAAAACACCGAGCCCATGGACGAGGGTAAAGCAGCTTAGCGGGGGCAACCAGCAGAAAGTAGTCCTCACAAAGTGGCTCCTCGGCAACTGCAGCGTGTTGATCCTCGACGAGCCGACACGCGGGATCGACGTCGGCGCCAAAGCCGACATCCACGACCTGGTGGGCGATCTTTTGAGCGAGGGAGTAGCGGTGCTCCTGATTTCGTCCGAGCTTCCGGAAGTGCTCTCCATGGCTGACAGGATAATCGTAATGCAGGAAGGCAAGGTAACGGGCAGGTTCGCATACGAGGAGGCCACTCAGGAAGAGATCATGCGATGTGCAACGGGGGAGTGGGCCACGTGTCTCAGCCCAGACGAGAAATGA
- a CDS encoding ABC transporter permease: MSQPRREMTRPVPEGLRGKVRLTFWTKYGALTGFIVSCAILSMVQPRFLTYMNLMNVARQVSIIGIIATGMTFVIISGGVDLSVGTVAALAGCVAAGTMLRSGVLTGIVLGMIIGGICGFINGLVIMYGKAPPFIATLGMQTIARGAVLIYTDGQTIPNLPQRFVEIGTGWLFGFVPIPVVIAGIVLLIGNVVLNNTQFGLHVLATGGNQEGARLSGVNVVRTRIAVHSISGFLAALGGIVLTARVFSGQPTLGVGLDLQAVAATVIGGTAMGGGQGSMSGTLLGTMIMGVLTNGLNLVGVSAYWQEVVIGSIIITAVVLDNIRRR; this comes from the coding sequence GTGTCTCAGCCCAGACGAGAAATGACTCGCCCGGTTCCAGAAGGGCTCCGGGGCAAGGTCAGACTCACCTTCTGGACGAAGTACGGGGCGCTGACGGGGTTCATAGTGTCGTGCGCGATACTCTCCATGGTGCAGCCAAGGTTCCTTACCTACATGAACCTCATGAACGTCGCCAGGCAGGTTTCCATCATCGGGATTATCGCCACAGGCATGACCTTCGTGATCATCAGCGGCGGCGTTGACCTATCAGTCGGCACCGTCGCGGCCCTCGCCGGGTGTGTGGCGGCAGGCACGATGCTGAGAAGCGGCGTCCTCACCGGTATTGTGCTCGGCATGATCATCGGTGGAATCTGTGGATTCATCAATGGCCTGGTGATCATGTACGGCAAAGCCCCACCCTTCATAGCGACCCTCGGCATGCAGACGATTGCCCGTGGCGCCGTGCTCATCTACACTGACGGCCAGACTATCCCGAACCTCCCACAGCGCTTCGTGGAGATAGGCACGGGCTGGCTTTTTGGGTTCGTGCCCATACCGGTCGTCATTGCTGGAATAGTGCTGCTCATCGGGAACGTCGTTTTAAACAATACGCAGTTCGGGCTCCACGTGCTCGCTACAGGTGGCAACCAGGAAGGTGCTCGCCTATCCGGTGTCAACGTGGTGAGGACGCGTATAGCGGTTCATTCCATCAGCGGGTTTCTCGCGGCCCTGGGCGGTATCGTGCTCACGGCTCGCGTGTTCTCTGGCCAGCCCACACTCGGGGTAGGCCTTGACCTTCAAGCCGTGGCTGCAACAGTCATCGGTGGTACTGCGATGGGAGGTGGTCAAGGCAGTATGTCCGGCACCCTGCTCGGGACCATGATCATGGGCGTCCTGACGAACGGGCTCAACCTTGTTGGGGTATCGGCTTACTGGCAGGAGGTCGTAATCGGCTCGATTATCATCACGGCAGTAGTGCTAGACAACATTCGGAGGAGGTAG
- a CDS encoding creatininase family protein, which yields MAELRHCLFECSYTDVQKWLEKTDIVVLPMGSTEKHGAHLPVGMDSYTIENIVVRACKKAEVPFTRLFPIGYSPHHMGPVGMGSGTMTFAGDTYRKILFDMAKSMIYHGFNKIVFASVHGSNTKVIEDPLRKLHYETGAFVCWYKPATERVMGQVAKIIEGPPEETPGWHSGEMETSQMLAADESLVHLELAKKDRAHAPKWMGPRFSKCDGSATVEFEGLDNIYVPMEHHEYADIAVIGNPFRGSKEKGIKLFEAQSDHLAAFLNEIKRWKIEGVKRDFPERA from the coding sequence ATGGCAGAACTCAGACATTGCCTGTTTGAGTGCTCGTACACCGATGTCCAGAAATGGCTCGAGAAGACGGACATCGTTGTACTCCCGATGGGTTCCACCGAGAAGCACGGTGCGCATCTTCCCGTCGGCATGGACAGCTACACTATCGAGAACATTGTGGTCAGGGCCTGCAAGAAGGCAGAGGTGCCATTCACCAGGCTATTCCCGATCGGGTATTCCCCGCACCACATGGGACCCGTAGGCATGGGTTCCGGCACCATGACCTTCGCCGGCGACACTTACAGGAAGATCCTGTTTGACATGGCTAAATCCATGATCTACCACGGGTTTAACAAAATCGTCTTCGCGTCGGTTCATGGCTCGAATACCAAAGTCATCGAGGATCCTCTCCGGAAGCTCCACTATGAGACCGGCGCATTCGTGTGCTGGTACAAGCCCGCTACCGAGCGCGTCATGGGCCAGGTCGCGAAGATCATCGAAGGGCCCCCCGAGGAGACCCCGGGCTGGCACTCCGGCGAAATGGAGACCTCCCAGATGCTCGCCGCCGACGAGTCGCTCGTTCACTTGGAGCTTGCGAAGAAGGACAGGGCGCACGCCCCCAAATGGATGGGACCAAGATTCTCCAAGTGCGACGGCAGCGCGACTGTTGAATTCGAAGGTTTGGACAACATTTATGTCCCCATGGAGCACCACGAGTACGCGGATATCGCCGTCATTGGCAACCCGTTTCGCGGTTCCAAGGAAAAGGGCATCAAGCTCTTCGAGGCGCAGTCTGACCATCTAGCGGCTTTCCTCAACGAGATCAAGAGATGGAAGATCGAGGGCGTCAAGAGAGACTTCCCCGAAAGGGCGTAA
- a CDS encoding Tm-1-like ATP-binding domain-containing protein gives MQSARTVAVVATLDTKGPEALYVRDFVRSRGFAAIVVDVSTHGEPPFLPDIASAEVRQAAADMTSTPTEPAGRDALMKLMGTGAGRLLSRLCADGCLHGAIALGGNQGTCIAGIAMNMLPVGFPKLIVSTVASGNIRPYVGSKDIAMMFSVADILGGINPVTQVILANAAGAICGMAHAWTPITAPTSGIVVGITAFGNVEPTVKRCVDLLQRQGNIPMTFHASGAGGSAMEDLIEQGIIGAVIDIVTHELIGDLYAEDAYSPAKPGRLVAAGRAGIPQVVSLGGLDYFVFGPLSLVPQKYHHRKIHYHNPFNTNIRTTPDEALAISRLLAERLNAAKGPVAVIAPLQGWTEFGREGGPLYDPESDALFVRTLKDLLRPGIRVIELDANINDPVFSRVAVSILSELLDP, from the coding sequence GTGCAGTCCGCCAGGACAGTTGCGGTTGTAGCGACACTTGATACGAAGGGACCGGAAGCCCTCTATGTGCGGGATTTCGTCCGGAGCAGGGGCTTCGCTGCTATCGTCGTAGACGTGAGTACGCACGGCGAGCCGCCGTTCCTGCCGGATATCGCAAGCGCTGAAGTACGCCAGGCAGCCGCGGACATGACTTCCACACCCACTGAACCCGCGGGGCGTGACGCCCTGATGAAGCTGATGGGCACCGGTGCCGGGCGTCTGCTGTCCAGGCTTTGCGCCGATGGTTGTCTTCACGGTGCCATTGCACTCGGGGGCAACCAGGGAACATGCATCGCCGGCATAGCCATGAACATGCTGCCGGTGGGGTTTCCGAAACTGATCGTGTCGACAGTCGCGTCGGGGAACATCAGGCCGTACGTCGGGAGCAAGGACATCGCCATGATGTTCTCCGTAGCCGATATCCTGGGTGGCATAAACCCTGTGACGCAGGTGATCTTGGCCAACGCGGCGGGTGCTATCTGTGGGATGGCCCACGCCTGGACCCCCATCACGGCGCCGACTTCGGGCATCGTGGTGGGGATCACTGCGTTCGGAAACGTGGAACCGACGGTCAAGCGTTGCGTCGACCTCCTGCAGAGGCAGGGCAACATACCGATGACTTTCCACGCCTCGGGCGCAGGGGGCTCCGCGATGGAGGACCTCATTGAGCAGGGCATCATCGGCGCAGTGATCGATATCGTGACCCACGAGCTGATTGGCGACCTCTATGCTGAAGATGCGTACTCCCCCGCGAAACCCGGCAGGCTCGTCGCTGCGGGCAGAGCGGGAATTCCCCAGGTGGTCTCGCTCGGCGGCCTCGACTACTTCGTTTTCGGCCCGTTGTCGCTCGTTCCGCAGAAATATCACCACAGAAAGATCCACTACCACAACCCGTTCAACACCAATATCCGTACCACGCCCGACGAAGCGCTCGCCATTTCCAGGTTGCTCGCAGAGCGACTGAACGCTGCGAAAGGACCGGTAGCCGTGATCGCCCCGCTCCAGGGCTGGACGGAATTTGGGAGAGAGGGTGGCCCGCTGTACGACCCCGAATCGGACGCCCTGTTCGTCCGCACGCTAAAGGATTTGCTGCGCCCGGGCATCAGGGTAATTGAACTCGACGCCAACATCAACGATCCTGTGTTTTCGCGCGTTGCGGTTTCCATTCTCTCCGAGCTCCTGGACCCGTAG
- a CDS encoding substrate-binding domain-containing protein yields the protein MQRFSRAVVAILVAVILASMLAGCGGSSAPAPQSPPPKAPEAPQKKEVVLGVSLPSSDNPFFVRMRNGIEDAAKKAGVTAKVLLAQENQSKQLSDIEDLIQSKVDAIIFVPVDVAAAVPAVEAAVKAKIPVIDLNRRVNSDKYITRIGSDDVQVGAKIAEYICRKLNGKGQIVLLRGQAGASVAEQRREGFMNTLKKYPDIKILADMTCKHQRAEGLRIMEDLLQAHKTIDAVYCINDEVALGAMGAITAAKRQGIIVTGIDANPDALQAIKDGKITLTVAQKPVLMGRLGVESALNVIKGEKIDKEIVTDIVMIDKENVSTVDLTGN from the coding sequence ATGCAAAGGTTTAGCAGGGCAGTAGTGGCCATACTCGTCGCGGTGATCCTGGCCTCCATGCTCGCAGGCTGCGGCGGTAGCAGTGCGCCTGCACCACAGAGTCCGCCACCGAAGGCTCCCGAGGCTCCCCAGAAGAAGGAAGTCGTGCTCGGCGTGTCGCTACCGAGTTCCGACAACCCGTTCTTCGTCCGCATGAGGAACGGCATCGAAGATGCCGCCAAGAAAGCAGGCGTCACAGCCAAGGTGCTGCTTGCGCAGGAAAATCAATCGAAGCAGCTGTCCGACATCGAGGACCTGATCCAGTCCAAGGTGGACGCGATCATCTTCGTGCCGGTGGACGTGGCGGCGGCAGTCCCGGCGGTCGAGGCCGCTGTAAAAGCCAAGATCCCGGTTATTGACCTCAACAGGCGAGTCAACTCGGACAAGTACATCACCCGTATCGGCTCCGACGACGTCCAGGTGGGTGCAAAGATCGCCGAGTACATTTGCAGGAAGCTAAACGGCAAGGGCCAGATCGTGCTACTCCGTGGCCAAGCCGGCGCCTCGGTTGCCGAGCAGCGCCGTGAGGGCTTCATGAACACGCTAAAAAAGTACCCGGACATAAAGATCCTGGCCGACATGACATGCAAGCATCAGAGGGCTGAGGGCTTGCGGATCATGGAAGACTTGCTCCAAGCCCATAAGACTATCGACGCCGTGTATTGCATTAACGATGAAGTCGCACTCGGCGCTATGGGTGCGATCACGGCGGCAAAGAGGCAGGGCATAATCGTGACGGGCATCGACGCCAACCCCGATGCCCTTCAGGCAATCAAGGACGGCAAGATCACCCTTACCGTCGCTCAGAAACCCGTGCTCATGGGCCGCCTCGGCGTCGAGAGCGCACTAAACGTCATCAAGGGCGAGAAAATTGACAAGGAAATTGTTACCGACATCGTCATGATCGACAAGGAGAACGTCAGCACTGTCGACCTGACTGGCAATTAG
- a CDS encoding acetyl-CoA C-acetyltransferase, translating to MKEAVIVSAVRTPIGSFGGTIANVSAADLGAVVIKEALKRAKVEPADVCEVIMGNVLQAGQGQNVSRQATLRAGLPVEVPAWTVNKVCGSGLKSVALAAQSILLGDAEIVVAGGTENMDLAPYLLPKARTGYRMGHGTLVDSMISDGLWCIFGDTHMGITAENLAKKYNITRDEQDEFSGWSQQKAEKAVKSGRFKDEIVPVEIPSKKGPVVFDTDEYPRFGVTKEGLAGLRPAFAKDGTVTAGNASGINDGAAAVVVMASDIAAKRGLEPLAKIRSYAWAAVPPEIMGIGPVPATKKALQKAGLTLDQIDLIEANEAFAAQSLAVDRELHFNKDKLNVNGGAIALGHPIGASGCRILVTLLYEMQKRGSKYGLATLCIGGGMGIAMVVER from the coding sequence GTGAAAGAGGCCGTAATCGTCAGCGCTGTGAGGACCCCGATCGGGTCGTTCGGCGGGACCATCGCCAACGTATCCGCGGCGGATCTCGGCGCGGTAGTAATCAAGGAAGCGCTGAAGCGAGCCAAGGTTGAGCCCGCGGACGTGTGCGAGGTCATCATGGGTAACGTCCTGCAGGCCGGCCAGGGCCAGAACGTCTCGAGGCAGGCCACACTGAGGGCGGGCCTCCCGGTCGAGGTGCCCGCGTGGACCGTCAACAAGGTGTGCGGCTCAGGCCTCAAGTCAGTCGCGCTCGCTGCGCAGTCAATCCTGCTCGGCGATGCCGAGATCGTGGTCGCCGGCGGGACCGAGAACATGGACCTCGCGCCGTACCTCCTGCCCAAGGCGAGGACCGGCTACAGGATGGGCCACGGCACCCTCGTCGACTCCATGATTAGCGACGGGCTGTGGTGCATCTTCGGCGACACCCACATGGGCATTACCGCGGAGAACCTTGCGAAGAAGTATAACATCACCCGCGACGAGCAGGACGAATTCTCGGGGTGGAGCCAGCAGAAGGCCGAGAAGGCCGTGAAGTCCGGCAGGTTCAAGGATGAGATCGTACCCGTCGAGATACCGTCGAAGAAGGGCCCGGTCGTATTCGACACAGACGAGTACCCGAGGTTCGGAGTCACGAAGGAAGGCCTCGCCGGGCTCAGGCCCGCGTTCGCGAAGGACGGCACCGTCACCGCCGGTAACGCGTCCGGCATCAACGACGGCGCTGCCGCGGTGGTCGTCATGGCGTCCGACATCGCGGCGAAGAGAGGCCTCGAGCCGCTGGCAAAGATCCGTTCATACGCCTGGGCGGCCGTCCCGCCGGAGATAATGGGCATCGGCCCGGTGCCGGCGACGAAGAAAGCGCTGCAGAAAGCCGGCCTGACGCTCGACCAGATCGACCTGATCGAGGCGAACGAGGCGTTCGCGGCGCAGTCGCTCGCGGTCGACAGGGAACTCCACTTCAACAAGGATAAGCTGAACGTCAACGGCGGCGCTATCGCCCTCGGTCACCCGATCGGGGCCAGCGGCTGCCGGATACTCGTGACCCTGCTCTACGAGATGCAGAAGCGTGGGTCGAAGTACGGCCTGGCGACGCTGTGCATCGGCGGCGGCATGGGCATCGCGATGGTGGTGGAGCGGTAA